GTGGGTCGTCCAACAGACTGGAGAGCTGATCGAAAGTCAAGAGGTGGCGCGGCAGGTCTTCGGTTACGCCACCATTGCGGACGTCCCACTCAGTCAGGCAGCCAGCGTGCGCCGGGCCCTGCGCGCCCTGGTGAGACGGGGCGAGATCGAAGAACTGGGCCGGGATTGGGAAGGCGGACGGCGCAAGTGGGGGACGCACGAGGAAGCGAACAAGAAACGGGCCCGCAGCGCCCAGGTCTGGGCGTTTATCGCCAGGCGTGAGGCGCAATACCAGGCGGAGCTCGATACGAAATTGGAGGGCGGGCGCTGAAAAGGCGGCCTGCGAAAAGGCCAGGGAATCCCTGGCCTTTTTCAAATCTGTCTGCGCAAGTCCAGCTTAAGCGGCCCGTTCCTCTGCGATGCCGCCCTGGACGCACTCCAGCAGTATGGGCATTGAAAATCAAAGGTGGATTGAAAGGCAGGCAGTGGTTTAAGTGCGCCTGTTTAGCGTCCAGGAGGTGAGATCCGCGTAAGAGGGCCCCTCTTAGGCTCCGTCGTGAACTCCTGCCAATCAGCCTGCATCCTTCAGCAGGGCCTGGCTGGGGCAGGCGTACGCATGACGCCCTGGCCGACTGTGCGCTCCATTCAGCATCCTGGCACCACTGTTTTTCCCTCCTCTCCCTGGAGTCACCATGACCAGTCCCATGACCCTGCTCGCCGCCGCACAACACGTCCTGAATCAGTCCGGTGCGCCGCTGCACACTGGTGAACTCACCCGTCAGATGTTGGACGGCGGCCTGTGGACCACCCAGGGCCGGACACCTGAGGCCTCGGTGTACTCGGCGCTGTTCATGAGCCTCAAGCGGCACGGTCTGTCATCGCCCTTCGTTCAGACGGCGCCTTCAACCTTCGGCCTGCGGCCTATTTCGAACGTGATAGTGGTCCCTGCGGCTGTGGCCCAACAGGACCAGGAGACCGCTCCAAGCGAGGATCTCGCGCCTGTTCCGGTCACAAAGACCTTCCTGGATGCGGCGGAAGCCGTGCTGGCCAGCCTGCCCCCGGGCCAGCCGATGCGCATCCGCGAGCTGACCGAAACCGCCCTCAGCGAGGGACTGCTCGTCACCCAGGGCCTGACGCCGGTGGCCACCATGTCCGCGCAGCTGTATCAGGACATCCGCCGCCGCGCCATGCGTGGACAGCCTATGCGCTTCGAGCGCCATCAGAACGGCTTTGTGTCTCTCCATGGCGGAAGTGGGCAGGCCCAGACCGGAACACCAGACCTTGCCGCAGAACAGAGCACACCGCTGCAGACAGTCCTGCTGGCCCGGCTGCGCGCCATTGACCCCCGCGACCTCGAACTGCTGGTGGAGAAACTGCTGGCCGCCCGCGGGTACGTCACTGTCCAAGTCACCGCCTACAGCAACGACGGCGGCATTGACCTGCGGGCCGAGTACACCGACGGACTGATGCCGGAGCGGATCGCGGTGCAGGTTAAACGGCAGCAGGCCAACGTCGGACGTCCAGCGATTCAGAGCTTGCGGGGCAGCCTGGCTACGCATGAGCGCGGCCTGTTCGTCACCACCAGCAGCTTCACGACAGGGGCCAGGGAAGAAGCCATGCGACTCACCGCCGCCCCGATTGGCCTGCTGGCCGGCGAGGCCCTCGCGGGGCTGCTGATCGAGCACCGCATTGGGGTCCATGAAGTGGATGGGGAGCTGCGCCTGCGGGACAACCTCTTGGAGGACCCTTTCACTGAACCCAGGCTGGACGCAGAAGACCCCCATCTGTCACCGCTGCTCCGCGACCGCGTGGCCGCCGGGATGTGTGTTTCGGCGATCAACGAGAAGGGTGGCGACGCCAATCTTTGGGAGATCGACGATGAAGTGGAACTGCGGTTGTCCATGGAGGCCATGGCGGAGCTGCGGGTCAGGCCCGGGATGGCCACGGAGTGAAGGAGGACCAGTAAGTGACGCTGCCCCATTCGTCTTCGAGGGTTCCCGAGCCTCCTCGCCATGACGCTGCAAACCTGAAGAGGGGAGAGGGCCTGGCATTGACCACTGCTCCTCTTTCCTGCCGTGCACCACGCATCCACAGCCGCGCGAGGACTCGAAGCTGAGACTCGGGTCAGCTTGGCTGATCGAAGGCGGCGATGAGGCGCACAAGGCCCTCTTAATGACGGAGCCAGGCGTCCTCGTCCTCGCCTTTCTTGGTTGGCCAGTTGAGGTCTTTGTCTGTAGCAGGAAAGCAAGTGCGGCTGGCCCTTCCATCCGTCATGTCGGAAGACTGCAGTCAGCAACCAGGCAGAAGGCCCCAATTCAGGCATGGGGGATTGCGTTCCCCTCACGCTTTTAGGAGAGTGACCCTATGACGATTCACATTCGTGCCGTCTCTGATATCTCGGCAGTTGGCCAAGGCAACCGCCTCCTGATGCTCCAGGAGGACATCACGGGCGTCTGCTACACGGTGCGCGACCAGCTGGGCACCCAGAACCTGTACGACCTCACGCCCGCCACGCCGTTTGACCAGCCCTTCGAAATCGACGGCGCGGTCGTGCAGCCATGGGACAGCTTGGTGGCCAAGGCCCACTGGCGGGCCCTCGATGAGGGGCCGTGCCCGCTGCCGGAGCTGACCCCCGAAGCGGCGCGGGCAGCGATCGAGCGCTACGCGCGGGAACACTGGCTGTAAATCTTAAAAGCCGTACGGCAGCCCTGCATCCTCCAGGAGAGTGCGGGAGAAGTCGAGCACACGCCCCCTGGGCGGTTTCATTTAGCTAGGAGACAAGATGAATGAAGTTGAGAGTCTGGAATTGAGGGCAATCCTTAATGGCCTGCGCGGGGACCCCACATCGCTCGATGCTGAGAGCGAAGATCCCGTTTAAGACACCACAGGGTCAGGGTCGAGCTCAGGCGAACGCAACCAGCGCGGCGCGCATCCGGACGATGGCGTCGTCGTGCGCCCGCCAGGCGGCCTCATTCT
The genomic region above belongs to Deinococcus humi and contains:
- a CDS encoding HTH domain-containing protein: MTSPMTLLAAAQHVLNQSGAPLHTGELTRQMLDGGLWTTQGRTPEASVYSALFMSLKRHGLSSPFVQTAPSTFGLRPISNVIVVPAAVAQQDQETAPSEDLAPVPVTKTFLDAAEAVLASLPPGQPMRIRELTETALSEGLLVTQGLTPVATMSAQLYQDIRRRAMRGQPMRFERHQNGFVSLHGGSGQAQTGTPDLAAEQSTPLQTVLLARLRAIDPRDLELLVEKLLAARGYVTVQVTAYSNDGGIDLRAEYTDGLMPERIAVQVKRQQANVGRPAIQSLRGSLATHERGLFVTTSSFTTGAREEAMRLTAAPIGLLAGEALAGLLIEHRIGVHEVDGELRLRDNLLEDPFTEPRLDAEDPHLSPLLRDRVAAGMCVSAINEKGGDANLWEIDDEVELRLSMEAMAELRVRPGMATE